The genomic DNA ATCGCGGCCGTCGTGCTCGGCACGATGAGCGGGCTGTCGTGGCATCCGTTCCGCATCGCCGCGGCGAGCGCGGCGCTCGCCGTGTGCTTCGCGATCGGATGGTTCGTGCGGGTGCGGCGCGCCCGGATGGCCGCGTTCCGGGCCGAGCAGCTGCAGCGCCGGCAGACCGCCGAGGAGCGCGAGCGGATCCGCATCGCACGCGAACTGCACGACGTGATCGGGCATGCGCTGTCGCAGATCCACGTGCAGGCCAGCGTCGGGCTGCACCTGTTCGACCGCGACCCCGAGCAGGCCCGCGCCGCGCTCGCCACGGTGAAGGAGACCTCGAAGTCCGCGCTCGACGAGGTGCGCAGCGTCCTCGGCGTCATCCGCGACGGCGACGCACCGCTGGCCCCGCAGGCGGAGCTCGACCAGCTTCCGCGGCTCGCCGCGGGCATGCGCTCGCCGGGCCTCGCGATCGAGCTCGACGATCGACTCGGCCCTGCGCCCGGGCAGCGGCCGGCCAGGGCCGTGCAGTTCGCCGCGTACCGCATCGCGCAGGAGGCGCTCACCAACGTCGTCCGGCACGCGGGCGCGACCCGCGCCACGGTGCGGGTCGAGCGCGACGGCGGCGAACTGGTGCTGACCGTCGAAGACGATGGGCGCGGCATCGCGGATGCGACGGATGCCCCGGGTGCGGGCATCCTCGGCATGCGCGAGCGCGCCGCGCTCATCGGCGGCGCCGTCGAGGTGGCCGCCCGCGACGGTGGCGGCACGAGGCTCGTCGCCCGGCTGCCGTGGAGCGCGACGTGATCCGCGTCGCGCTGGCCGACGACCAGCACCTCGTCCGGGCGGGGTTCCGGGCGCTGCTGGACGCCGAGCCCGACGTCGAGGTGGTCGTCGAAGCGGCGACCGGCGCCGAGCTGCTCGAGCGGTTGCGCGGGGCATCCGTGGATGTCGTGCTGATGGACATCCGGATGCCCGACGGCGACGGGCTGTGGGCGACCGAGCGCATCGCCGCCGACCCGGCGTTCGCCGACGTGCGGGTCGTCGTGGTGACCACGTTCGAGCTCGACGAGTACGTGGCCCGCGCGGTTCGCGCCGGCGCGAGCGGGTTCCTCGTGAAAGACACCGAGCCCGAGGATCTCGTCCGGGCGGTGCGCGTGGCCGCCGCGGGCGAGGCCCTGCTGTCGCCGGGTGCGACGAAGCTGCTGCTCGACCGGATGGCCGTCGGGCTGCGCGACCACGCCGATCCGAGCGTGCTCGACCCGCTCACCGAGCGCGAACGCGAGGTGCTGCAGCTGGTGGGGTTCGGACTCACGAACGACGAGATCGCGACCCGGCTCGTGCTGAGTCCGCTGACCGCGAAGACCCACGTGTCGCGCATCATGCAGAAGCTCGGCGCTCGCGACCGCGTGCACCTCGTCGTGACGGCATACGAGACGGGCCTCGTCGCGCCGGGGTGGCAGTAGCGACCGAGGCGCCTGCTCCCCCCGGAGCATCCAAAGTGTCTTCCCCGGGCGGATCCGCTCGGGGCATCCGATCGCTTGACTCGTTCGCGACGGCCCGATCGTGCGGGTCGCACGACGAAAGGCGAACCCCATGCTGACCACCATCACCGCCCTCGCCGCGGCCCATGCCGGGCCGTGGGCCGCAGGATTCGGGTGGGTGTTCTTTCTCATTCCACTGTTCTGGATCCTCGTGTTCGTGCTGCTGTTCAGCCTCCTCGGGCGCCGCTGGCGGCGCGCGGCGTGGGCGGCGGACGGCACATACGGGCCACCGTGGGCGCGCGGCCGCAACGCCGAGCAGACTCTCGCCGAGCGTTTCGCGCAGGGCGACATCGACGAGCAGGAGTACCGGGCGCGGCTCGAGGTGCTGCGCGCGAACCGCCCGAACGGCTGAGGCGAACCGTCGCGGGTCAGGCGAGGGCGCGCGCGAGCGCCCTCGCCTGACGCCGGTGCCCGACCGACTCGAACCCGATCACCACGACGACCGGCGCGCAGGCCGTGATCGCGATGCCCTCCGCGAGGCTGAGTCCGGCGGCCACGGCGACCGCCGCGGCGCCGAGCACGAGGATCGCGAGGGCGGACAGCAGCACCTGGAACGGGTCGAACCGCCGCAGCAGCAACGACTGGAGCGCGAGCAGCGCCCCGATGAACACGGCGACCGGAACCGCCACCGTGAGCAGCGCTGCGGTCGCGCCGATGTGCGCGAGCCCTTCGATCGAGTTCGCCGCGACGTGCAGCCCGGCGCCCGTCGCGGCGATCGATCCGAAGATCACGAGGTGCCCGTACCCCCACGCGAACGCCGACCAGGTGAACCCGTCGCGGTGCCGCCGGGCGAGCACCTCGCCCGAGGGCATCATGAAGTACACCCACCACAGGCCGAACACCAGCAGCGTGCCGCCGAACGCGACGAGGATCGCGTCGAGGCTCCAGCCCTGCTCCTCGACGACGGCCGAGATCGCGAGGATCGTGCCGAGCACGATCTCGCCGAGGGTGATGATCACGAGCAGTCCGTAGCGTTCGGCGATGTGGTGCGGATGCCACGGCGTGGCGCCGCGGCGTTCGGCCGCGACGGTGCCGATCAGCTCGACGAGCATGAGCGCGACGGCGAACGCGAGGGTGGGCGCGAAGGGCAGGTTCACGATCGCGAGCGCGACCCAGCCGACCTGCGCCGCGCCGTACACGACGGCGTAGGTGAGCGCCGTCGCACGGTGCGCCGGATCGTCGTGCGCGACCCGCAGCCAGAGGGCGATGGTCGCCGTGCGCATGATCACGTAGCCGGCGACGACGAGCCCGTTGTCGACGTGCACGCCCGCGTCGATCGAGGCGAACAACGGCGGGATGCCGAGGGCCAGCACGAGCACGCCGACCATCGCCAGCATGGTGGCCAGCCGGAACCAGACGTCGTCGTTGTCGTACGCGGACGCGAGCCAGGAGTAGTTGATCCAGGCCCACGCGATCGCGAACACCGCGAACGAGAACGCGCCGATCGCGGGCGCCCAGTGCCCGAGCTCGAGCAGGTGCGCCGCCTGGCTGCCGGCCTGGCTGAACGCGACCACGAAGGTCAGGTCGAAGAGCAGTTCGAGCGGCGTCGACGCGCGGTGCGGCTCACCCGGGTCGCGGCCCGACATGCGGCGCGGGCGGTGGTGCAGCGGCGGGTGCGCCTCGGTCATGCGCACATCCTGCCACCGCCCCGAGACGGATGCCCCGGCCCCCGGTCAGCGCGACAGCAGCAGCGCCTCGCCCTGCCCGCCGCCGCCGCAGAGTGCGACCGCGGCGCGGCCCTCGCCGCGACGGGCGAGCTCGAGCGCGGCGTGCAGCGCGAGGCGCGCGCCCGACGCGCCGATCGGGTGCCCCAGTGCGATCGCGCCGCCGTCGATGTTGACCCGCTCGGGGTCGAGGTCGAGGTCGCGCATCGACTGCAGCGAGACCGCGGCGAACGCCTCGTTGATCTCGACCAGGTCGAGGTCGCCGGCCTGCCAGCCGGCGCGGTCGAGCGCGGCGGCGATCGCGTTGGACGGCTGGGAGTGCAGCGAGTTGTCGGGCCCGGCGACCTGACCGGATGCCCCGACCACCGCGAGCCACGCCAGCCCGCGTTCCTCGGCCCAGTCGCGGCGCGCGACGACGACCGCCGCGGCGCCGTCGGA from Agromyces larvae includes the following:
- a CDS encoding sensor histidine kinase produces the protein MPAPEWTEWTPRGPRGFRPPTAVVVWVPVVVALVAQVPAAVGIAVWRGEPLGAAALQIALAVAGPLALLASRRLPGPTVAVVTALAVADLLLTPDLGPPYVALGFAIILGVARGAVVWTAVSAGTGWIAAVVLGTMSGLSWHPFRIAAASAALAVCFAIGWFVRVRRARMAAFRAEQLQRRQTAEERERIRIARELHDVIGHALSQIHVQASVGLHLFDRDPEQARAALATVKETSKSALDEVRSVLGVIRDGDAPLAPQAELDQLPRLAAGMRSPGLAIELDDRLGPAPGQRPARAVQFAAYRIAQEALTNVVRHAGATRATVRVERDGGELVLTVEDDGRGIADATDAPGAGILGMRERAALIGGAVEVAARDGGGTRLVARLPWSAT
- a CDS encoding response regulator translates to MIRVALADDQHLVRAGFRALLDAEPDVEVVVEAATGAELLERLRGASVDVVLMDIRMPDGDGLWATERIAADPAFADVRVVVVTTFELDEYVARAVRAGASGFLVKDTEPEDLVRAVRVAAAGEALLSPGATKLLLDRMAVGLRDHADPSVLDPLTEREREVLQLVGFGLTNDEIATRLVLSPLTAKTHVSRIMQKLGARDRVHLVVTAYETGLVAPGWQ
- a CDS encoding SHOCT domain-containing protein codes for the protein MLTTITALAAAHAGPWAAGFGWVFFLIPLFWILVFVLLFSLLGRRWRRAAWAADGTYGPPWARGRNAEQTLAERFAQGDIDEQEYRARLEVLRANRPNG
- a CDS encoding low temperature requirement protein A, which encodes MTEAHPPLHHRPRRMSGRDPGEPHRASTPLELLFDLTFVVAFSQAGSQAAHLLELGHWAPAIGAFSFAVFAIAWAWINYSWLASAYDNDDVWFRLATMLAMVGVLVLALGIPPLFASIDAGVHVDNGLVVAGYVIMRTATIALWLRVAHDDPAHRATALTYAVVYGAAQVGWVALAIVNLPFAPTLAFAVALMLVELIGTVAAERRGATPWHPHHIAERYGLLVIITLGEIVLGTILAISAVVEEQGWSLDAILVAFGGTLLVFGLWWVYFMMPSGEVLARRHRDGFTWSAFAWGYGHLVIFGSIAATGAGLHVAANSIEGLAHIGATAALLTVAVPVAVFIGALLALQSLLLRRFDPFQVLLSALAILVLGAAAVAVAAGLSLAEGIAITACAPVVVVIGFESVGHRRQARALARALA